A stretch of DNA from Bacillus alveayuensis:
TTTAATTGATTCACAAATTATGCAACTATTGCCGATTCCATTTGCAAGAGAGCTTCTTAATCAATTAATGGATAAAACGAATGATCATGAGGCTAATATACCGGAAACTGAAAATCGCACTCACCATCAACGAGAAGAAGAAAAAGAACAGCCAGTTCCATCTAAACAACAAGAACAAGTAAAATGGAACGTGAACCATGTCGAATTTCCTTCATTTCAATCTGTACCAAAGCATACTGAAACGAATAATTTAGATATGTTATTAGATATCCCACTGACTGTAACGGTCGAACTTGGACGGACAAAACGTTCGATTCAACAAATCTTGGAATTATCATCTGGCTCTATTATCGAGCTTGATAAACTAGCAGGTGAACCTGTCGACATATTAATTAATAATAAAAAAGTGGCTAAAGGGGAAGTGGTTGTCATTGATGAAAATTTCGGGGTACGCGTCACAGATATTTTAAGCCAATCTGAAAGACTCAATAAATTAAATTAGTAGATAAATAGGAGTGATAGGGAATGGGGAAAAAAATTTTAGTTGTGGATGATGCAGCTTTTATGCGCATGATGATCAAAGATATATTAACAAAAAATGGATACGAGGTAGTTGCAGAGGCGCAAGACGGTGTTCAAGCTATCGAAAAATATAAAGAATTACAGCCGGACCTCGTTACAATGGATATTACAATGCCTGAAATGGATGGAATCACCGCTCTTAAAGAAATCCGTAAATTAAACCCAAATGCTAAAGTCATTATGTGTTCGGCAATGGGCCAGCAAGCGATGGTGATTGATGCCATTCAAGCTGGTGCAAAAGATTTTATCGTGAAACCATTCCAAGCGGATCGGGTTATAGAAGCGATTAAAAAAACGCTAGATTAAAAGGGGTTTTTGACGATTGAAACGAGTTTTCATAGTTATGATTCTAGGAATTTATTTTTCGGTTATTTTCTTCACGGCTCCTGCTTCGATTGTTGAAGCGGGAGAGGAAAATAAAACAGTTGAAGAATATTATCAAGATCAAACCAATCACGAAGGGAAATCGACGAGTAATGAGCTGGAAAATAATATAAGTGATATTAAGACACCAGCTAGCGTCACCATCATAGATTTTATCAAAATGCTTTTTGCATTTATGTTTGTTCTATTGATTATTTATATTCTCGTAAAGGTTGTGAAAAGCCAGAGGCATCATTATATTGGAACGAAATATTTACAAAACATAGGGGGAACGAGCTTAGGACAAAACCGGTCTATCCAGCTTGTCAAAGTGGGTGAACGGATACTCTTGCTTGGAGTAAGTGATACGATACAGCTGTTAAAAGAAATCGACGACGAAGCTGAAATAGAAAAGATCTTACAGGAGCATGAAGCGAAAGTCGGCAAATATTATCAAAAACCTATTCAAACATTTTGGAAGTGGA
This window harbors:
- a CDS encoding two-component system chemotaxis response regulator CheY (product_source=KO:K03413; cath_funfam=3.40.50.2300; cog=COG2197; ko=KO:K03413; pfam=PF00072; smart=SM00448; superfamily=52172), which codes for MGKKILVVDDAAFMRMMIKDILTKNGYEVVAEAQDGVQAIEKYKELQPDLVTMDITMPEMDGITALKEIRKLNPNAKVIMCSAMGQQAMVIDAIQAGAKDFIVKPFQADRVIEAIKKTLD
- a CDS encoding flagellar protein FliO/FliZ (product_source=KO:K02418; cath_funfam=1.10.287.460; cog=COG3190; ko=KO:K02418; pfam=PF04347; transmembrane_helix_parts=Inside_1_6,TMhelix_7_29,Outside_30_67,TMhelix_68_90,Inside_91_213), yielding MKRVFIVMILGIYFSVIFFTAPASIVEAGEENKTVEEYYQDQTNHEGKSTSNELENNISDIKTPASVTIIDFIKMLFAFMFVLLIIYILVKVVKSQRHHYIGTKYLQNIGGTSLGQNRSIQLVKVGERILLLGVSDTIQLLKEIDDEAEIEKILQEHEAKVGKYYQKPIQTFWKWNESKHKNNTLFKDELQAILKERSGQMKLFLKKGNKHNE